In the Arachis stenosperma cultivar V10309 chromosome 8, arast.V10309.gnm1.PFL2, whole genome shotgun sequence genome, CACTGACCAAAAAGATAGAAACTCCATACCTTGATACAGATACACACATTTTCAGTGAACAATGTATGGCAGAACATAATTTTCTGTGCAAAACAGACTTCAAGGGAAGATAACCTAATCAACGTATAACTACTTGGAGCAGggaatttcttgttagtcaaaaATGTTCTTTTatagaaacaagaaaagaatggAATGAAATTGAcctaaaatcaaagcaaattgtaTAAAGGAACTACCAGCCAGCTATACATCAACTTATGTGAATGACATGACTACCAATAGAAAATATTAGGTACAAAACCCATTCCCTCATCATGATTCACAGAACCCACATGCAACCACCAATTCAGCTGATGTAAACTTCATGGATTTGTTGAATATACAGAAAATGCACGGAAAACAAAATATCACTTCATATCCATCTCCATTAAATACCATAGAGACAACTAATGAGAACCGAAAAACATGAACAAAGACAAAAACAGCAAGAACAACTGAAAATTCCAAGAAATCAAGAAATAGGAACGAAAAAACACCATACCTGTGGCAGTGAACCTATATCTCATTTCACCATAGGGAAGGCAGTGATCAACTACCCCAAACAATCATTGTACCGATGACATTTAGAGTTGGTAAATGTTTTAGTTAGGTACAACCAGCAACCTATACATCAATTCTTGCAATCACGTCACTACCAATAGAACATACAGAGGGATTACGAATAGCAGAATTGATAATCACATGATATTctaaagaaggaaataaagaagATGAAAAACATTCATAGACCATACTCAACCTTAACAacaagtggaaaagaaatctaACCAAAAACATGAACCCACACACAAACCAAGTCACATACACAACTTCCAAATTACAATTTTCAGAAACCCTACACAATAATATCTGGAATTACACTGAAACAGATAACAAAAAAGGAACCAAATTTGCAATCAAAGAAATCTCGGAAAATCATACACAATAAAATCTCGCCTAACCATCGAACAGATACCAAACATGATTTTGAATTTGCACAATTATAAATTTCAGAAACCCTAGACAATAGAATTTCGGATAACCATGGAACAGGAAACAAAAATTGACCACATTTTACACAATCTGAAATTTCTCAAACCCTAGACAGTTGAATCTGGGTTAACCCTGCAACAGTAACCAAGATTGATCAGAAAAAAGTACACAATCAAGCGAACGAAAAAGGATGAAGATGAAAAAATGTTTGAATGCACCTGATTGATGGATGGAAGATCTTCCATTTGTGCGTCAACTGGAAGATGGTTAAGCTGGATGAACGGCGACGAACCAAAGTCTCAGGAAAATAGGGTTCCTGAACAGAGCTTCGTAGGGCAGAGTAAGGAGAAGAAAGCAAAGCTCGTAGGGTTTGAGGTAATCATTACTTCTTCAAACAAATCGATTGAGAACGCAGCTTGCgtgaaaaaatgaaaaaaagggCAAGTACCTTGCGTAAGCGAGGAGGCGAAACGCACGAATGACAGCGAGTTGACAGAGGAGCACATGCACTCCCTGAAGATCCGAAGCCACCGTGGAAGGGAGGCCACCGTGGAGAAGAGGCGCCACCTGGGACGGATACCGGCGTGAAATGCGGAGAGGAGGCCAACTCGGAAATGAAACCACGGCTATCTATTGTTTGATAGATAACCAACATATCCAAAAAATTCTTATCCAAAAAAATGAGGCTTCACCAACCTTCAACTCTTTTTACTACTGTATATCCTTTATTTAAACACTATATTATACGAAAGAGCTTTTACCCACGTATGTTTCATCTTTCATGCATGTACTGATGTACATGCCGTTTACAAAAGaaacatatttatttttatataaaattgatgtTTAATTAGTTGTTTATGTATATATCATATTTAGAATTCGGTGCTGAGTCTATATGATTGAATATATGttgtagaataaaaaatattatacatCTTTTACCCAGTTAATATTGTCTTGTGTGattcattttcttttaaagGTGAGAATCAAACATTTCATAACGTTGATTCTATTTCCAAtcttgaaaatttaaaattgtacAAATGAAAACCCAAACTTATTTATTGCTCTACCATACAAGAGCTTATCTTTATTCTTACATGAAAATTAGAGGAtccatcttttttttttttttatttgagagGATCCAACTTCATACATAATAAAAGAATAAGGTAGACATAATGCACACTATACCCTATTTTTTTGTTAGAATAAATTACCATTTATACCCATGAAAGATACAGATGCTGACAAATGTACTCATATAAGAATAAAACGACAATTATAACCACGAAAGATGACCTCCGTGTGCCAAGAGTACTCGGACGTTGGTTACGCAATTGGTCCGTTAGGGTACTTTTGGCATACGGAAGCCACCTTTCGTAGTTACAATTGTCGATTTATTCTTATATAGGTACATTTGTTAATAtctatatcttttatttatggATACAAATGGTAATTTATTCCTTTTTGTTATAGGTCATAAATGCATTCTACACCTTACTCATTTGTTTATTCTATTTTTTGGGCTTGTACTAGGCCTTATACATAAAGGGTTTGTATTTACCAAGGGCTTGGCCCAACCCATGAATAGCAGCACAGGCTGCTGCAATTGAAACAATCATGCACACAAGGCTCAAAGATTGAAGCCCAATCCATGGCATGGTTCCTTTTCTTATATTTCTCTTGACAATGATCATTTGAATTGGGAAATAGACAGCTAGAGGCCAAAACCCAATTGCACCAAGAAGGGCAAGCATGTCATTAAAAaatggcattgccatggctaACACACTTGCAACCACCACAAATATGGTCCTCCAAATAAGCCTGaataaattgatgctaaattgAATTTTGCCAATGCCCACAAAATGCTCCTTATTTATGAAGTTTGACCTTGGCCACCTTTGACTCACCAATAATTCCACTATGTGATAAAATGGTTGGATAAGTACCTGTTCAcaaatttatttaaaacaagtgatcatattattattattattattattattattattaataaattgaaAGTCAAACTCAAATATTATGTATAGAGTAAAAAtctaaattgatttttaaaaaattttaaaacattaaTTTGGTTCTCAAAAAACAACTTTGGGCTGGATTTTATTGTTTCCCAAACATTTCCATTAACAAACCGAGCCTAACTTTTTAATGATCAATTTAAAGTTTTGCTCATTATGTATATTTGTCAATGGTTTctagaataaaaaaaaacacaaaatctataatttagaattagaaaagaaaatgttttttttttcagtatCAACCTCATATGTTGTTTTTTTGGTGACTACCCTCATATGTTGTTTGATGTCTCATTGACATATTTctactaatttttaaatatgaatTAATGAGTATCAAGATATATAATTGTTGGTAAAAACTTaagtgcagtcgacttcacgtgaaattgatGGTTGAGAGCAATTAGATGATTTGActtatttgactaaattttcatctaacaactTGCAGTCATCAACTTCATGTGAaatcgactgcacctgagtttctaTCATAATTGTTTATTTGAGGTTGAGCATGAAAAGAATGCATGTGGTTAAAAAGAGCAATCTAATaatgttattattaattaccTGATATGCTCCAAGAATGTGGATAATGATGAAGACATTACCCATATAAACTAGCCACACATGTTCATTTCCAGTGGTGTTGAGAATGCTCCCAGGAGTGTCTTCTCCAAAGGCTGCATATCCAGCACCACCAGATAAGAGGAAGATAATGCTCATTGTAATTATTCCAATGCTATTTGCCATCTTCATCACTTTGTTTTCTGCTGGTGTTGACTTTAAACTATCCTGTTATTCACAACCCTATTATtagatattattaaaaaaatagagtaaAGTATATCTTTTGTCTCTTACtgttgtgattttttttttcaaaaatatccctAATGTTTAATTGTATTCAATTTTATCTCAATGTTTTCGATTTGCGTCAAAATGATCCAAACGTTAACTCCATATAGAATGTTAGGGACAAAACTAAAAACTTTCGTGTATAGTTTTGATACAAATCGAAAATCTTAAGGACAAAATTAAATGAATCGAAAACATTATGGACAAAATTGAATGAAATTAAACGTTAGGGTATTTTAAAAACATCGTatggacaaaaaatatactttattcaaaataaaaattaaagtggCGTTTAAATTACGGTAATTTTAAGAAATCGTCTTTCCTAAAAGGACACTTAAGATTCAGGTGTTTTTCTTTTCCTGTCATTCAAATTTATATAACTGTCGTTTTAACTAAATTTTCTTTTGTAATGATAAATGAAACTTTGATACTTATCTCAAGTGAATAAGAAGTATTTAATATAAGGAAAAAGTttggtaacaaaaaattttcagcTATAATTAgccaaaaatttttataatttatttcatttatatcatttaataacagttttattttttatcctaCTCTCTTATCATTCCACTTATCATATTCTTATCAACtctatttattaatataatatcatATTCCTTATTATTAGACATTCTTATAATCAATActtaatatttctttttatagtttaatttttctatttaagattacattaaatattaaatgaAACTTTAATACTTATCTCAAGTGAATAAGaagtatttaatataattattagtagTAAATTAGAAACAGAACACAAACATAGAGTGCTTAATCAAATTCATATACCTGTATGTCTATGGAAATTTGAGCATAGGAATTAGCGAGTGCAATGTTTCCAAGTGCAACAAGCATATTCCAAATATTTTCTGATGAACTTTGCCCTGTTTTGCCCATAAATAAAGAAGTACTCTTTCCCTTTCCTGCTCCAATTCACATTTCTCCAACATAAATAATTATGCATAAGATCCATTATAGAAACTAATTTTACAAATAAGACTATGCGAGGGTTATATAAGACTAATTACAATTCATTTTAAGCTAACCAAATTTATTATGAAGATATTATTCTGTATAGTAATTAAACTCAAATCAGTGACAGATTCGGTCAAAATACTAGATTATTGAATAtgaattgaattaaataaatatatgaacATATATtgtaattcaaataataaaaaaatacgtAATAATATACAACAATTATTTTTTGGTCCAAGCCAAATGAGTTCCCTCTAGTTCTAATAACTCTGATAATTTTTAAATAGTAAAGAAAAATTCTTGCCAATTTAGCTCTAACACAAAATAATCCGATATTGATAGATTTTTTTTGGATGGgagatttttttttctactgTATTTCCTAACTCGGCAAGTTAAGGACTAATTCGTTACGGATCGAAGCTCTATTTAAAGGTTTGTCGTTAACCAATGGATTGCTATATGCATAAGGTGAGATTCGAATCCCCTGACACTTACTTAAGCGGACTAATCAGCTAAACCTTGGATAGAAGTTAAATAAAGACAGAGAAACAAACCTTGGATAATGATTGTAAGAGAAAGCCCAATGCCAATAAAGGCATATCCAAAAGACATGATTGCTGCTAAGAAGGAGATCCAAGATAGCTTGTGAAAATTAGGAATTTGAGAAAGGAAGATTTCAGCAATTGCAATGCCAATGATAGATGGATTATTAGAAAAATGGCAATCAGCTTCACTCCCATTATGCTTCTTCATGCAATTGTTCTTCACAATTGTCCTGAAATATATATTCAATTactactaaaataataattgcAACAGAAACTAGCCTCACAATAATAGTTAGTGCATCAAAGGgtcacaattttattttatttttaatgaattattgCCAA is a window encoding:
- the LOC130946738 gene encoding amino acid permease 8-like, with protein sequence MEVESVVGANANSNALLDDDGKARRTGTVWSATAHIITAVIGAGVLSLAWAMAQLGWILGTTSILIFAGVTLYTSNLLADCYRSPHPVTGKRNHTYMEAVKAHLGGRMHMICGLIQYSNLVGIAIGYTITTSISVVTIVKNNCMKKHNGSEADCHFSNNPSIIGIAIAEIFLSQIPNFHKLSWISFLAAIMSFGYAFIGIGLSLTIIIQGKGKSTSLFMGKTGQSSSENIWNMLVALGNIALANSYAQISIDIQDSLKSTPAENKVMKMANSIGIITMSIIFLLSGGAGYAAFGEDTPGSILNTTGNEHVWLVYMGNVFIIIHILGAYQVLIQPFYHIVELLVSQRWPRSNFINKEHFVGIGKIQFSINLFRLIWRTIFVVVASVLAMAMPFFNDMLALLGAIGFWPLAVYFPIQMIIVKRNIRKGTMPWIGLQSLSLVCMIVSIAAACAAIHGLGQALGKYKPFMYKA